A window of Cytobacillus sp. FSL H8-0458 genomic DNA:
TGACAGGTCTGGCATTTGCAGTCGTTGATATTATTAATATCCGTGTTCATTCTTTTGGCATCATTGAATTGATTACAAGAACACCAATGATTATAAAAGCTGGCTTATGGCTGGATCTTGTAAACTTTGTAATTGCGTGCCTTGTATTCTTCGGACTAAACTTTGGAGTTGCAAATTTTATGATCAGAAAATTCAACTTTCCTACACCAGGACGCAATGGAAACTATATCGAAGAAGAAAATACTGCTTCATCTTCTGATACTTCAGTCAAGAAAAATTCGCTGGCTCCTGTGTTAATCGAATTATTAGGCGGAAAAGAAAATATTGAAGATGTTGATGCCTGTATGACCCGCTTGCGTGTCACAGTCAAGGACACTTCATCAGTTGCTGGTGAACAGGACTGGAAGAGAAATGGAGCTTTAGGTCTTATCGTTAAAGACAAAGGCGTCCAGGCAATTTATGGACCAAAAGCAGATGTCCTTAAATCTGATATACAAGACCTTCTGGGAGCTTAACAATGAAATTATTAACTCTCAACTGTCACTCATGGCAGGAGGAACAGCAGCTCGAAAAAATTAAAATTCTTGCTGAGGCTATTAAAGAAAACCGCTATGATGTCATCGCTCTGCAGGAGGTCAGCCAGCATATCAAAGCCCCTTTGAAAGACGGCCATATCAGAGAAGATAATTATGCACTGCTGTTAATAGAAGAATTGAGAAAAATAGGTGTGGAAGATTACGTTTTCAAATGGGATTTTTCACATATTGGCTATGATATTTACGAAGAGGGTCTTGCAATATTGACAAAGCATGAAATAAAGGAGGATTTTTCCTTCTTTATTACCCAAAATAAAAACCAGGCACATTGGAAGACACGAAAAATTGTTGGTGTTAAATTAGTTTACAAAAACAGACCAATTACCTTTTATTCTTGTCACCTTGGCTGGTGGGATGATGAAGAGGAATCCTTTAAATTTCAGGCTGAATCTCTTCTTGCACATGCATCTAAAGATAAACCCGCCATTTTTATGGGTGATTTCAACAGCTCGGCGTATGTCCGCAATGAAGGTTATGACTTTCTCATAGGCAAAGGACTTTATGACACTTTTGAATTAGCAGACAAGAAGGATTCAGGAGTGACGGTTAAAGGCAAAATTGCCGGCTGGGACGAAAATAAACATGAGATGCGCATCGACTTGATTTTATCATCGTTTCCGATCCATCCAAAATATTCCCGAGTTATTTTTAATGGCCCAAACAAACCCATCATTTCCGATCATTATGGAGTGGAAATTGAAATTTAGCCATATGAAAATCCCTGACAATGGAATCAGGGAT
This region includes:
- a CDS encoding endonuclease/exonuclease/phosphatase family protein; translation: MKLLTLNCHSWQEEQQLEKIKILAEAIKENRYDVIALQEVSQHIKAPLKDGHIREDNYALLLIEELRKIGVEDYVFKWDFSHIGYDIYEEGLAILTKHEIKEDFSFFITQNKNQAHWKTRKIVGVKLVYKNRPITFYSCHLGWWDDEEESFKFQAESLLAHASKDKPAIFMGDFNSSAYVRNEGYDFLIGKGLYDTFELADKKDSGVTVKGKIAGWDENKHEMRIDLILSSFPIHPKYSRVIFNGPNKPIISDHYGVEIEI